The Paraburkholderia sp. FT54 sequence GAGTGAGCACGCTGGTCGTACTGGCTGGGCGATCTCGGTGGAACTGGACCTCGACCTATGTCTGCTCGTCTCAGTGTAGGTGGCGGGAAGATCGTTTTGCAAGACCGGCATTGGGCACACATGAGGGAGCGGTGGCCCAACTGTGACACGCAGGACGCGCGTGCGTCATTGCGGAACGCGCGGCCTACGCTTGACGGATGGACGATGTGCAGAATCCTCAATTCCCCGGGGATGAAAACCGTGAGAAGCGGTGCCTTCATGCGCCGTAGTTGCGCGGCCGCTCCAGGTCGACGACGGTCTCGCCGCCGTTTTCGAGAAGCACGCCGCCGTCCCGCTGCAGCGTCTTGAGCGCCTAGCTGGCAACCTGGTCGCGGCCGCCCGGGTACAGCAGCGGGTTGAACAGGCACGCGATGCAGAGCCCGGGACGCGGCGTCGCATCGAACCGCGTTGTTGTCCGACAAGCACGACAAGGCGCTTTTCTCGCGTGATACCGGTGTACTTCACCAATCGACTCGCTGAACAGTGTGTTCGTGCGCCTCACCATCGATCGGCCGAGTCGTGCAAGCTCATGTGTCTCCAATGCGACAGACCGATGTTGAAAGCAGAGAAGCCATTCGATTGACCGTGCTATCCACAAATTCAATGACCGGAGATGGCCGCACAGGGTCCCACACCCCAGCCACGGCGATGGCCTCGGCACGGCATGCAAAGAGGTAAGTCGACCCAGAGCCGGACTTTCCCGCTGCCTGCCGGCTGGCCGCAAGCCGCCGCCCTGTTCCAGGGCTGGCGTTACTCATCCCCACGGATCAGGGTTGGCGTCTGCCGCGGCCACCAGCGGGTTTGCCAGCCGGCTTACCTGAGCCCGCAGCTGGCTTGCTGGCGGGTTTGCTGCGTGGCTTTTGCTCGCTGAATGGGTTACCCCTGGACAAGCCTGTGCCTTTACCCGTGGCCATTGCGCGCTGCGCCGCAGGCTTGCGTTTGTTTTCGCCACTTTGCGGGCGCGGTTTTTTGCTGAGCACCTGCATGGCGCCCGGCGCAGCTTGCGGCACGTTGGGCTTCTTGGGCTTTTTGGGTTTCTTGATGATCTGGCCCGTCGCGCTGGTTTGCGGCACGCGGTGTTCGGCTTCAAAACCCGGCTCTTCTTCACGGGGCAGCGTTTGCCGGATCAGCGCTTCAATCGCGGCCAGTTGCGGCGCTTCATCGGCACACACAAGGGACACCGCCACGCCGCTGGCGCCCGCGCGGCCGGTACGGCCAATACGGTGCACATAGTCTTGCGCCACGATCGGCAGATCAACGTTGATCACCAGCGGCAGGTCGTCGATATCCAGCCCGCGCGCAGCCACATCGGTGGCTACCAGCATATGTACTTCGCCCGTCTTGAAGCGCTCCAGCGCACGCAGGCGCGCGGGTTGCGGTTTGTCGCCGTGGATGGTGTCGACCGCATAGCCCGCTTCATCCAGCATGGCCGCCAGGTAATCCACGCCATTGCGGGTTTTGACGAAGACCAGCGCGTGCTCCCAGTTGTTCTCAGTCACAAGGTGCATAAAGAGGTCAGGCTTGTTCCTTTTATCCACCGGCACCACCCACTGCCTGATCTTGCTGGCCGTGGCATTGGGCGGGCTGACGCTGATATTGACCGGGCTGCGCAGAATGCCCGCTGCCATGGCGCGGATATCATCGGTAAACGTGGCAGAGAACAGCAGCGTCTGGCGCTGAGCGGGCAAGGAGGCAAAGACGGCATTGAGTTCGCGCGCAAAGCCCAGATCCAGCATGCGGTCGGCTTCATCCAGCACCAGCGTTTGTACTTGATCAAACCGCACTGCGTTCTGGCGATTGAGATCTAGCAAACGGCCCGGCGTGGCAACGAGCACATCCACACCTTTGCGCAACTTCATCATCTGCGGGTTGATACTCACACCGCCGTAGGCGGCCAGAAATCGTAAATCGAGGCCTTTACCGTAATCGATAAAGCTTTGCAGCACTTGTTCAGCCAGTTCACGCGTGGGCACCAGCACCAGAACACGCGCGCGGTTGCTGGACACCGCCGGGCCGTGTTGCACCAGCCGTTGCAACAGCGGCAGCGCAAAACCCGCCGTTTTGCCAGTGCCGGTTTGTGCCGCAGCCATGACGTCCTTGCCACTGAGCACAGCAGGAATCGCTTTGGCCTGCACCGGCGTAGGTGTCTGGTAATTGAGGTCCCGCACATTACGCAGCAAGGGATCGATCAGGCCAAGCGAGGCAAAAGACATTGGAGTATTCCGGGCTAAAACCGGAAATTCTAGCGGTTACTGCCTGATTGCGCCGCGTCGGCAAGCTGTACTACGAGACACCGATGAGCAGCACTGCCGTGAGCGCCAGCCCAAATTGCATCAACAGCAAACGCGCCACTGGCCGCGCAGCCAGCCACGCACCGGCGAGACGAAAGAAGGGCGGCACGGTGCGAAAGTGAATGGGTCATATCGACCCTTCCCGGCCACTGGATTTTTCACTACTTTAGTGGCAGCTTGCTAGGGTAAGACGGTCATCGCCGGAGCCACGCGAACACGAAACCTATATGTTGTCCCACGACGTCGCCGCGTCATCGAGCGGCACCTCGAGGGTTTCAAGGAAACGGGCTGTCATCATGTAGTGGCCGATCAGGAGCGTTAGCTCTGCCATCTGTGTCTCAGAGAAAAAAGCTCGGACAGCCGCAAAAGTCTGTGTTCCAACCTTGATGTCGCGCATGCACTCGTCGACAAATCGTAGAATCGCCTGGGACCGCGAGTCTGAACCGTTTCCGGCTTCGATCGCCGCGATTTCAGCATCACTCCAACCGGCCTGACGTGCAAGTGGCAGGTGCTGCATCCGCTCGTATGGGCTCCGGCTGAGCGCACCCACCCGCAGGATGATCATCTCGCGGTCCTTGTTGCCTATCGCGCCACGCGGGAACGACCCGCCGAGCGACAGGTAACCAGACGTAGAGCCAGTCGTGCGCAGCAATGCCAGCGTCAGGTTCGCGGGAAAACGGTCATATTGCCGCTTCTGATCTTCCGAAAGCGAGGAAACTGCGGGTAATTCAATCCGAGACATTTGGTTTCCCCTGCTCCCATTGAAACAGAACCAATGACTTCCGGTGTCGCACCTCATTGGGGCAGGCCTACGATATAACTCACACAAGCGACACTCCAATGACCGAAATTTTAGTATATGCGACGCCCGAAGATCTTCATCGACACACGTACAAATGACCGTAGGTGGCCGAGGCCGTGTGGAAACTGTTTTGTTTTCCCTAAAGGCCAGCTCGCCAGCCCGACCAATCAAGCTTTATAGTTCCGGCCCGCGCTAACGTAACGTTTTGAGCGTAAAAAAGGCCCTCCAGGCCCTAGGTTCCAGCCATCTTCGTCGCCTTTGTTGTTCTCGCAACCCCAAGTATCTTCATGACGCGCTTCAGGTTGTAGGCCAACACCTGAAGACTCATTTCGGTGCTCACCCGTCCGAGCGTTCGGGTCAGGAAGTGTGTGGCACCCATCCAGTGCTTGAGCGTGCCGAAGACATGTTCGACGGTGCTTCTGCGGATGGTCATTGCGTCAGGCTTGCGGTCTAGCCGACGCTGCATGGCCTCGAGTATCTGTTCGTGCTCCCATCGTCGGATGCGGCGGTAGTCGCTGGGTGAACATCGTTCCTTGAGCGGGCAACGCGGGCAGGCGCTGGGCCAGTAGACCTGCAGAGTCATCCCGTTTTCAACGGTCGTGAATCGACGAATGGCACACTCACCGGCGGGGCATCGATACTCGTCGTTCCTTGCAACGTAGACGAAGTCCCGCTTGGTGAAAAGCCCCTTCTTCCTTGACGCTGAGGTGAGTGGCTTCGGAACATATGCCGTGATGCCGGCCATATCGCACGCGCGGATATCCGGACCGCTGAAGCAGCCCCGGTCAGCCAGCGCCTTCAGCTTTGGCTTGCCCATCGCGCTCTTCGCCGACCGAGCCATCCTGCTGAGTTGCCCGTGATCGCCGCCGACGTTCGTCACCTCGTGTTCGACGATCAGATGATGCTTCGTATCCACGGCGACCTGAACGTTGTAGCCGACCGTTCCGGTTCTTTTGCCACCACTGGTCATGGAACGGGAATCCGGGTCGGTAAGCGACAACTGTCCGTCCGGTTCTTCCTTCAGCCGCTGCCTGATCTGCTCGAGCTCACGCATCCGCTGGCGTAACAGCGCGATCTTCTCGTACAGGCGCACGGTCTTCACGTCGAAACCTGTTGGACTGGTCCGATCTGCCGTTTCAGTCATGTCGAGATAGCGCTGAACGCTTTCTTCAATCTGCTGCTGACGCTTGTCGATCTTGCCTGCCGTGTAGTTCCTGTCACGGCTGTTCACAGCCTTGAACTTGCTGCCGTCGATGGCCACCATGTCGCTGGATAGCAGCTTCAGCCCACGGCACAGTTCGACGAAACGACGGCATACGTTGCGAATGGCCGGGCCGTTGTCGCGGCGAAAGTCGGCGATCGTCTTGAAGTCTGGCGCCAGACGTCCCGTCAGCCACATCAGCTCGACATTGCGTTGACATTCACGCTCGAGACGCCTGCTAGACGGCACCCGGTTCAGATGCCCATAAACGTAGATCTTGAGCATCACGCCTGGGTGGTAGGACGGCCGGCCCGTGACTGCGGGCGTGGTACCGTTGGAACCAAGTTCCGCAAGGTCCAGTTCGTCGACGAAAGCATCGATGATCCGGACCGGATTGTCCTGTCCGATGTAGTCATCGACGCATTCGGGAAGTAGTGCTACCTGCTTGCGGTCATTGCCTTCAACGAATCGCTTCATGAGTCACCAGGCCTGAATGCGTTGATTCAGTTTAGGCGATCAATGCGTTTTCACACGGCCTCGGCCATCTACGGCCGTTCAGGGGCTACTACTGCTGGACGCTCAAACGTCCCTTCTGTCTCCGGGAACCGCCCTTTACCCGATAAAAAACGACGCAGCAAAAGA is a genomic window containing:
- a CDS encoding DEAD/DEAH box helicase, producing the protein MSFASLGLIDPLLRNVRDLNYQTPTPVQAKAIPAVLSGKDVMAAAQTGTGKTAGFALPLLQRLVQHGPAVSSNRARVLVLVPTRELAEQVLQSFIDYGKGLDLRFLAAYGGVSINPQMMKLRKGVDVLVATPGRLLDLNRQNAVRFDQVQTLVLDEADRMLDLGFARELNAVFASLPAQRQTLLFSATFTDDIRAMAAGILRSPVNISVSPPNATASKIRQWVVPVDKRNKPDLFMHLVTENNWEHALVFVKTRNGVDYLAAMLDEAGYAVDTIHGDKPQPARLRALERFKTGEVHMLVATDVAARGLDIDDLPLVINVDLPIVAQDYVHRIGRTGRAGASGVAVSLVCADEAPQLAAIEALIRQTLPREEEPGFEAEHRVPQTSATGQIIKKPKKPKKPNVPQAAPGAMQVLSKKPRPQSGENKRKPAAQRAMATGKGTGLSRGNPFSEQKPRSKPASKPAAGSGKPAGKPAGGRGRRQP
- a CDS encoding IS1182 family transposase, translated to MKRFVEGNDRKQVALLPECVDDYIGQDNPVRIIDAFVDELDLAELGSNGTTPAVTGRPSYHPGVMLKIYVYGHLNRVPSSRRLERECQRNVELMWLTGRLAPDFKTIADFRRDNGPAIRNVCRRFVELCRGLKLLSSDMVAIDGSKFKAVNSRDRNYTAGKIDKRQQQIEESVQRYLDMTETADRTSPTGFDVKTVRLYEKIALLRQRMRELEQIRQRLKEEPDGQLSLTDPDSRSMTSGGKRTGTVGYNVQVAVDTKHHLIVEHEVTNVGGDHGQLSRMARSAKSAMGKPKLKALADRGCFSGPDIRACDMAGITAYVPKPLTSASRKKGLFTKRDFVYVARNDEYRCPAGECAIRRFTTVENGMTLQVYWPSACPRCPLKERCSPSDYRRIRRWEHEQILEAMQRRLDRKPDAMTIRRSTVEHVFGTLKHWMGATHFLTRTLGRVSTEMSLQVLAYNLKRVMKILGVARTTKATKMAGT
- a CDS encoding carboxymuconolactone decarboxylase family protein, which produces MSRIELPAVSSLSEDQKRQYDRFPANLTLALLRTTGSTSGYLSLGGSFPRGAIGNKDREMIILRVGALSRSPYERMQHLPLARQAGWSDAEIAAIEAGNGSDSRSQAILRFVDECMRDIKVGTQTFAAVRAFFSETQMAELTLLIGHYMMTARFLETLEVPLDDAATSWDNI